The following are encoded in a window of Salmo trutta chromosome 27, fSalTru1.1, whole genome shotgun sequence genomic DNA:
- the LOC115164907 gene encoding hyaluronan and proteoglycan link protein 1 isoform X2, protein MITLLCTVFLSLTLASSVYSETNSPASPPAYTAETELGDQNRVFASRGSNVTLPCRLHRQHGMSFGSVGMRIKWTKLSADESLEEDVLVSMGFHKKSYGSFQGRVHLLEADDDDASLVLSDVSLDDVGKFRCEVIDGIDDVIHEVTLEVQGVVFPYSPRLGRYNLNFHDAEQACLDQDSVVASFDQLYEAWRSGMDWCNAGWLNDGSVQYPITKPRGPCGGANARAGLRNYGQREKSKSHYDVFCFTSGLKGRLYWLVQPHKLTFAEAVQACQDDGAEIANVAQMYAAWKLNGYDRCDSGWLADGSVRYPISSPRRNCSPTEAAVRFVGFPDKKQKLFGVYCFKGQQ, encoded by the exons atgatCACCCTGCTTTGCACCGTTTTTCTTTCCCTGACCCTGGCCAGCAGTGTGTACAGCGAGACCAACAGCCCTGCTTCTCCACCAGCCTACACAGcag AAACTGAACTTGGTGATCAGAACCGGGTGTTTGCCAGCCGTGGCTCCAACGTCACTCTACCATGCCGGCTCCACCGCCAGCATGGGATGTCCTTCGGCAGCGTGGGCATGAGAATCAAGTGGACCAAGCTGTCTGCAGATGAGTCTCTGGAGGAGGATGTGCTAGTGTCCATGGGCTTCCACAAAAAGAGCTACGGCAGCTTCCAGGGTCGCGTCCACCTGCTGGAGGCAGACGATGACGACGCCTCGCTGGTCCTTAGCGACGTGTCCCTAGATGACGTGGGAAAGTTCCGTTGTGAGGTCATTGATGGCATTGATGATGTCATCCATGAGGTTACCTTGGAGGTGCAAG GTGTGGTGTTCCCTTACTCCCCACGGCTGGGCCGATACAACCTCAACTTCCACGATGCCGAGCAGGCTTGCCTGGACCAGGACTCTGTGGTAGCCTCGTTCGACCAGCTCTACGAGGCCTGGAGGAGTGGCATGGACTGGTGCAACGCCGGCTGGCTGAACGATGGGTCCGTTCAGTACCCCATCACCAAACCTAGAGGGCCCTGTGGAGGTGCCAACGCCAGGGCGGGCCTGAGGAACTACGGCCAGCGTGAAAAGTCCAAGAGCCACTACGATGTCTTCTGCTTCACCTCTGGCCTCAAGG GTCGTCTCTACTGGCTGGTGCAACCCCACAAGCTGACGTTCGCAGAGGCTGTTCAGGCGTGCCAGGATGACGGGGCTGAGATTGCCAATGTGGCCCAGATGTACGCTGCCTGGAAGCTGAACGGTTATGACCGCTGcgactctggctggctggctgacggcAGCGTCCGCTACCCCATCTCCAGTCCCCGCAGGAACTGCAGCCCAACAGAGGCGGCCGTGCGCTTTGTGGGATTCCCTGACAAGAAGCAAAAGCTCTTTGGTGTCTACTGCTTCAAGGGCCAGCAGTGA
- the LOC115164907 gene encoding hyaluronan and proteoglycan link protein 1 isoform X1 yields MITLLCTVFLSLTLASSVYSETNSPASPPAYTAETELGDQNRVFASRGSNVTLPCRLHRQHGMSFGSVGMRIKWTKLSADESLEEDVLVSMGFHKKSYGSFQGRVHLLEADDDDASLVLSDVSLDDVGKFRCEVIDGIDDVIHEVTLEVQGSVGYSDGVVFPYSPRLGRYNLNFHDAEQACLDQDSVVASFDQLYEAWRSGMDWCNAGWLNDGSVQYPITKPRGPCGGANARAGLRNYGQREKSKSHYDVFCFTSGLKGRLYWLVQPHKLTFAEAVQACQDDGAEIANVAQMYAAWKLNGYDRCDSGWLADGSVRYPISSPRRNCSPTEAAVRFVGFPDKKQKLFGVYCFKGQQ; encoded by the exons atgatCACCCTGCTTTGCACCGTTTTTCTTTCCCTGACCCTGGCCAGCAGTGTGTACAGCGAGACCAACAGCCCTGCTTCTCCACCAGCCTACACAGcag AAACTGAACTTGGTGATCAGAACCGGGTGTTTGCCAGCCGTGGCTCCAACGTCACTCTACCATGCCGGCTCCACCGCCAGCATGGGATGTCCTTCGGCAGCGTGGGCATGAGAATCAAGTGGACCAAGCTGTCTGCAGATGAGTCTCTGGAGGAGGATGTGCTAGTGTCCATGGGCTTCCACAAAAAGAGCTACGGCAGCTTCCAGGGTCGCGTCCACCTGCTGGAGGCAGACGATGACGACGCCTCGCTGGTCCTTAGCGACGTGTCCCTAGATGACGTGGGAAAGTTCCGTTGTGAGGTCATTGATGGCATTGATGATGTCATCCATGAGGTTACCTTGGAGGTGCAAGGTAGTGTAGGCTACAGCGATG GTGTGGTGTTCCCTTACTCCCCACGGCTGGGCCGATACAACCTCAACTTCCACGATGCCGAGCAGGCTTGCCTGGACCAGGACTCTGTGGTAGCCTCGTTCGACCAGCTCTACGAGGCCTGGAGGAGTGGCATGGACTGGTGCAACGCCGGCTGGCTGAACGATGGGTCCGTTCAGTACCCCATCACCAAACCTAGAGGGCCCTGTGGAGGTGCCAACGCCAGGGCGGGCCTGAGGAACTACGGCCAGCGTGAAAAGTCCAAGAGCCACTACGATGTCTTCTGCTTCACCTCTGGCCTCAAGG GTCGTCTCTACTGGCTGGTGCAACCCCACAAGCTGACGTTCGCAGAGGCTGTTCAGGCGTGCCAGGATGACGGGGCTGAGATTGCCAATGTGGCCCAGATGTACGCTGCCTGGAAGCTGAACGGTTATGACCGCTGcgactctggctggctggctgacggcAGCGTCCGCTACCCCATCTCCAGTCCCCGCAGGAACTGCAGCCCAACAGAGGCGGCCGTGCGCTTTGTGGGATTCCCTGACAAGAAGCAAAAGCTCTTTGGTGTCTACTGCTTCAAGGGCCAGCAGTGA